One genomic segment of Sminthopsis crassicaudata isolate SCR6 chromosome 4, ASM4859323v1, whole genome shotgun sequence includes these proteins:
- the SPHK1 gene encoding sphingosine kinase 1 isoform X2, whose amino-acid sequence MPSSQAGHQSRFLPRPCRVLVLLNPRGGTGKALQLFRNRVQPMLQEAGVSFTLRLTERRNHARELVRDEDLSSWDALVVMSGDGLMHEVVNGLMERPDWETAIQKPLCSLPAGSGNALAASVNHYAGNEQVTNEDLLTNCTTLLCQRGLSPMNLLSLHTASGSRLFSVLSLGWGFVADVDVESEKYRCLGKIRFTLGTFLRLAALRTYQGTLSYLPVGASSSKISAGSPLGRDQPGPVDSLLVPLEQPVPENWTVVPEHEFVLVLALLHSHLGSEMYAAPMARGTGGVIHLFYLRAGVPRAMLLRLFMAMEKGTHMDLDCPNLVYVPVVAFRLEPHDTRGMLTVDGEQLASEAVQGQVHPGGFQLVSGCPELKPSPEPSLLSCSENSASSEFTS is encoded by the exons ATGCCTTCGAGTCAGGCTG GGCACCAGAGCCGTTTCCTGCCGAGGCCCTGCAGGGTGCTGGTGCTCCTGAACCCCCGAGGCGGAACCGGCAAAGCCCTGCAGCTCTTCCGCAACAGGGTGCAGCCTATGCTGCAGGAAGCAGGTGTCTCCTTCACATTGCGACTGACTG AGCGGCGGAACCACGCGAGGGAGCTGGTGCGGGACGAGGATCTCTCCTCCTGGGATGCCCTGGTGGTGATGTCTGGAGATGGGCTGATGCACGAG GTGGTGAATGGCCTGATGGAACGACCGGATTGGGAAACAGCGATTCAGAAGCCCCTTTGTAGCCTGCCGGCAGGCTCAGGcaatgctttggctgcatctgTAAACCATTATGCAGG CAACGAACAGGTGACCAATGAAGACCTACTGACCAACTGTACCACGCTGCTGTGCCAGCGGGGGCTTTCTCCCATGAACCTGCTTTCCCTACACACGGCCTCGGGCAGCCGCCTGTTCTCCGTGCTCAGCCTGGGCTGGGGCTTTGTTGCAGACGTAGATGTGGAGAGTGAAAAGTACAGGTGCCTAGGGAAAATTCGCTTCACGCTGGGCACATTCCTGCGCCTGGCCGCCCTTCGCACCTATCAAGGCACGTTATCCTATCTCCCAGTTGGAGCATCTTCCTCCAAGATATCAGCCGGTTCTCCCCTGGGCCGCGACCAGCCAGGCCCTGTGGATTCGCTCCTAGTGCCTCTGGAGCAGCCAGTGCCAGAAAACTGGACCGTTGTTCCTGAGCACGAATTCGTGTTGGTGCTTGCTCTTCTCCATTCCCATCTGGGAAGTGAGATGTACGCAGCCCCCATGGCTCGGGGAACTGGAGGGGTTATACATCTGTTCTACCTTAGGGCTGGCGTGCCCAGAGCTATGTTACTTCGCCTTTTCATGGCCATGGAAAAGGGCACACACATGGACCTGGACTGCCCCAACCTGGTGTATGTGCCTGTAGTTGCCTTCCGACTAGAACCACATGATACCAGGGGCATGCTTACAGTGGATGGGGAGCAGCTGGCCAGTGAGGCTGTCCAAGGCCAGGTGCACCCTGGGGGCTTTCAGTTGGTTAGTGGCTGTCCAGAGCTAAAGCCTAGCCCAGAGCCAAGTCTTCTATCCTGTTCAGAAAACTCTGCTTCATCCGAGTTCACTTCTTAA
- the SPHK1 gene encoding sphingosine kinase 1 isoform X1, producing the protein MEHASPHPLTWGGAGESPRQPRDPGLGEADKEPRAEAAGEACVSIAARSPVARSLREFRTKVTDARHQSRFLPRPCRVLVLLNPRGGTGKALQLFRNRVQPMLQEAGVSFTLRLTERRNHARELVRDEDLSSWDALVVMSGDGLMHEVVNGLMERPDWETAIQKPLCSLPAGSGNALAASVNHYAGNEQVTNEDLLTNCTTLLCQRGLSPMNLLSLHTASGSRLFSVLSLGWGFVADVDVESEKYRCLGKIRFTLGTFLRLAALRTYQGTLSYLPVGASSSKISAGSPLGRDQPGPVDSLLVPLEQPVPENWTVVPEHEFVLVLALLHSHLGSEMYAAPMARGTGGVIHLFYLRAGVPRAMLLRLFMAMEKGTHMDLDCPNLVYVPVVAFRLEPHDTRGMLTVDGEQLASEAVQGQVHPGGFQLVSGCPELKPSPEPSLLSCSENSASSEFTS; encoded by the exons ATGGAACATGCGTCCCCTCACCCCTTGACTTGGGGCGGGGCAGGAGAGTCCCCACGCCAGCCCCGAGATCCGGGCCTGGGAGAGGCAGATAAGGAGCCCAGGGCGGAGGCAGCCGGAGAGGCCTGTGTTTCCATAGCGGCTCGGTCCCCGGTGGCCCGGAGCTTGAGGGAGTTTCGGACAAAGGTCACTGATGCAA GGCACCAGAGCCGTTTCCTGCCGAGGCCCTGCAGGGTGCTGGTGCTCCTGAACCCCCGAGGCGGAACCGGCAAAGCCCTGCAGCTCTTCCGCAACAGGGTGCAGCCTATGCTGCAGGAAGCAGGTGTCTCCTTCACATTGCGACTGACTG AGCGGCGGAACCACGCGAGGGAGCTGGTGCGGGACGAGGATCTCTCCTCCTGGGATGCCCTGGTGGTGATGTCTGGAGATGGGCTGATGCACGAG GTGGTGAATGGCCTGATGGAACGACCGGATTGGGAAACAGCGATTCAGAAGCCCCTTTGTAGCCTGCCGGCAGGCTCAGGcaatgctttggctgcatctgTAAACCATTATGCAGG CAACGAACAGGTGACCAATGAAGACCTACTGACCAACTGTACCACGCTGCTGTGCCAGCGGGGGCTTTCTCCCATGAACCTGCTTTCCCTACACACGGCCTCGGGCAGCCGCCTGTTCTCCGTGCTCAGCCTGGGCTGGGGCTTTGTTGCAGACGTAGATGTGGAGAGTGAAAAGTACAGGTGCCTAGGGAAAATTCGCTTCACGCTGGGCACATTCCTGCGCCTGGCCGCCCTTCGCACCTATCAAGGCACGTTATCCTATCTCCCAGTTGGAGCATCTTCCTCCAAGATATCAGCCGGTTCTCCCCTGGGCCGCGACCAGCCAGGCCCTGTGGATTCGCTCCTAGTGCCTCTGGAGCAGCCAGTGCCAGAAAACTGGACCGTTGTTCCTGAGCACGAATTCGTGTTGGTGCTTGCTCTTCTCCATTCCCATCTGGGAAGTGAGATGTACGCAGCCCCCATGGCTCGGGGAACTGGAGGGGTTATACATCTGTTCTACCTTAGGGCTGGCGTGCCCAGAGCTATGTTACTTCGCCTTTTCATGGCCATGGAAAAGGGCACACACATGGACCTGGACTGCCCCAACCTGGTGTATGTGCCTGTAGTTGCCTTCCGACTAGAACCACATGATACCAGGGGCATGCTTACAGTGGATGGGGAGCAGCTGGCCAGTGAGGCTGTCCAAGGCCAGGTGCACCCTGGGGGCTTTCAGTTGGTTAGTGGCTGTCCAGAGCTAAAGCCTAGCCCAGAGCCAAGTCTTCTATCCTGTTCAGAAAACTCTGCTTCATCCGAGTTCACTTCTTAA
- the SPHK1 gene encoding sphingosine kinase 1 isoform X3 → MGHQSRFLPRPCRVLVLLNPRGGTGKALQLFRNRVQPMLQEAGVSFTLRLTERRNHARELVRDEDLSSWDALVVMSGDGLMHEVVNGLMERPDWETAIQKPLCSLPAGSGNALAASVNHYAGNEQVTNEDLLTNCTTLLCQRGLSPMNLLSLHTASGSRLFSVLSLGWGFVADVDVESEKYRCLGKIRFTLGTFLRLAALRTYQGTLSYLPVGASSSKISAGSPLGRDQPGPVDSLLVPLEQPVPENWTVVPEHEFVLVLALLHSHLGSEMYAAPMARGTGGVIHLFYLRAGVPRAMLLRLFMAMEKGTHMDLDCPNLVYVPVVAFRLEPHDTRGMLTVDGEQLASEAVQGQVHPGGFQLVSGCPELKPSPEPSLLSCSENSASSEFTS, encoded by the exons GGCACCAGAGCCGTTTCCTGCCGAGGCCCTGCAGGGTGCTGGTGCTCCTGAACCCCCGAGGCGGAACCGGCAAAGCCCTGCAGCTCTTCCGCAACAGGGTGCAGCCTATGCTGCAGGAAGCAGGTGTCTCCTTCACATTGCGACTGACTG AGCGGCGGAACCACGCGAGGGAGCTGGTGCGGGACGAGGATCTCTCCTCCTGGGATGCCCTGGTGGTGATGTCTGGAGATGGGCTGATGCACGAG GTGGTGAATGGCCTGATGGAACGACCGGATTGGGAAACAGCGATTCAGAAGCCCCTTTGTAGCCTGCCGGCAGGCTCAGGcaatgctttggctgcatctgTAAACCATTATGCAGG CAACGAACAGGTGACCAATGAAGACCTACTGACCAACTGTACCACGCTGCTGTGCCAGCGGGGGCTTTCTCCCATGAACCTGCTTTCCCTACACACGGCCTCGGGCAGCCGCCTGTTCTCCGTGCTCAGCCTGGGCTGGGGCTTTGTTGCAGACGTAGATGTGGAGAGTGAAAAGTACAGGTGCCTAGGGAAAATTCGCTTCACGCTGGGCACATTCCTGCGCCTGGCCGCCCTTCGCACCTATCAAGGCACGTTATCCTATCTCCCAGTTGGAGCATCTTCCTCCAAGATATCAGCCGGTTCTCCCCTGGGCCGCGACCAGCCAGGCCCTGTGGATTCGCTCCTAGTGCCTCTGGAGCAGCCAGTGCCAGAAAACTGGACCGTTGTTCCTGAGCACGAATTCGTGTTGGTGCTTGCTCTTCTCCATTCCCATCTGGGAAGTGAGATGTACGCAGCCCCCATGGCTCGGGGAACTGGAGGGGTTATACATCTGTTCTACCTTAGGGCTGGCGTGCCCAGAGCTATGTTACTTCGCCTTTTCATGGCCATGGAAAAGGGCACACACATGGACCTGGACTGCCCCAACCTGGTGTATGTGCCTGTAGTTGCCTTCCGACTAGAACCACATGATACCAGGGGCATGCTTACAGTGGATGGGGAGCAGCTGGCCAGTGAGGCTGTCCAAGGCCAGGTGCACCCTGGGGGCTTTCAGTTGGTTAGTGGCTGTCCAGAGCTAAAGCCTAGCCCAGAGCCAAGTCTTCTATCCTGTTCAGAAAACTCTGCTTCATCCGAGTTCACTTCTTAA
- the UBE2O gene encoding (E3-independent) E2 ubiquitin-conjugating enzyme — protein sequence MADPAAPAPVSPAPAGGPPVCGPGPAAAGSQRLLFSHDLVSGRYRGSVRFGLVRLIHGEDSDSEGEEGRGSSGGSESGGPGNEESRASPLRRGYVRVQWYPEGVKQHVKETKLKLEDRSVVPRDVVRHMSSSDSQCGTVIDVNIDCAVKLVGTNCILYPVNSKDLQHIWPFMYGDYIAYDCWLGKVYDLKNQIILKLSNGARCSMSTEDGAKLYDVCPHVSDSGLFFDDSYGFYPGQVLIGPSKVFSSVQWLSGVKPVLSTKSKFRVVVEEVQVVELKVTWITKSFCPGGTDSVSPPPSVITQENLARVKRLGCFDHAQRQLGERCLYVFPAKVEPAKITCECPERNCVLGEGFVAKKVKRLLKKQIVKIMSCSPDSPGPGDHPDGDLDKGESRAKSETIDPSNPDESPNGSVNPVEIQDEGLEVSDDTMERQSPFLLKEEGATDYRLQSMEQDADDEAADDTDDTSSVTSSASSTASSQSGSGPGRKKSIPLSIKNLKRKHKKKKTKVSREFKPGDRVAVEVVTTMTSADVMWQDGTVETNIRSNELFPVHHLDNNEFCPGDFVVDKRVQSCPDPAVYGVVQSGDHIGRTCMVKWFKLRPSGDDVELIGEEEDVSVYDIADHPDFRFRTTDIVIRIGNAEEGAAGPKEDEPSVGQVARVDVSSKVEVVWADNSKTIILPQHLYNIESEIEESDYDSVDGSTSGASSDEWEDESDSWETDNGLMEDEHPKGDEPLVPPTELPVTTEEDKGVAISEEAVAAAAAIQGAVAMAAPVAGLMEKASKEGPPKSFRELKEAIKILESLKNMTVEQLLTGSPTSPTVEPEKPTREKKFLDDIKKLQENLKKTLDNVAIAEEEKMEAMPEAERKEEKAEAQSPVRSEWPSETPVLCQQCGGKPGVTFTSAKGEVFSVLEFAPFNHSFKKIEFQPPEAKKFFSTVRKEMALLATSLPDGIMVKTFEDRMDLFSALIKGPTRTPYEDGLFLFDIQLPNIYPAVPPHFCYLSQCSGRLNPNLYDNGKVCVSLLGTWIGKGTERWTSKSSLLQVLISIQGLILVNEPYYNEAGFDSDRGLQEGYENSRCYNEMALIRVVQSMTQLLRRPPEVFEQEIRQHFSTGGWRLVNRIESWLETHALLERAQELPNGAPGDSSSPEPPTTTELSDSGREEPEEAGVAAGDASQGSDSEGGAQGPAPSVSKDFTEQTPEATPDSSAPPSVKPKKRRKSYRSFLPEKSGYPDIGFPLFPLSKGFIKSIKGVLAQFRATLVEAGIPEGTEDK from the exons ttgaaATTAGAGGATCGTTCTGTGGTACCTCGTGATGTAGTCCGACACATGAGCTCAAGT GATAGTCAGTGTGGGACTGTGATTGATGTGAACATTGACTGTGCTGTGAAACTTGTTGGTACCAACTGTATCCTCTATCCTGTCAACAGCAAGGACCTGCAGCATATCTGG CCTTTCATGTATGGGGACTATATTGCCTATGACTGCTGGCTAGGGAAGGTCTATGACTTGAAGAACCAGATAATCCTGAAGTTGTCCAATGGAGCCAG GTGTTCCATGAGCACAGAAGATGGTGCCAAGCTCTATGATGTTTGCCCCCACGTCAGTGACTCG GGCCTCTTCTTCGATGATTCTTATGGCTTCTACCCAGGCCAGGTGCTCATTGGCCCCTCCAAGGTCTTCTCCAGTGTACAGTGGCTATCGGGTGTCAAACCTGTGCTTAGCACCAAGAGCAAATTCCGAGTGGTAGTAGAGGAG GTACAGGTCGTGGAGTTGAAAGTCACATGGATTACCAAAAGTTTCTGTCCAGGAGGTACAGATAGTGTCAGCCCCCCACCATCAGTTATCACACAGGAGAATTTGGCGCG AGTGAAACGTCTTGGGTGTTTTGACCATGCCCAGCGGCAACTTGGGGAACGTTGTCTTTACGTTTTCCCAGCCAAAGTGGAGCCAGCCAAGATCACCTGTGAATGCCCTGAAAGAAATTGTGTCTTAGGCGAGGGCTTTGTGGCCAAAAAG GTAAAGCGGTTGCTGAAGAAGCAAATTGTGAAGATCATGTCCTGCTCCCCAGATTCCCCTGGCCCTGGGGATCATCCTGATGGGGACCTTGATAAAGGGGAATCCAGGGCCAAGAGTGAAACAATAGATCCATCCAATCCTGATGAATCTCCCAATGGCTCTGTCAACCCAGTTGAAATTCAGGATGAAGGTCTAGAGGTGTCTGATGACACAATGGAACGACAGTCCCCATTTCTGCTCAAAGAAGAGGGAGCCACAGACTACAGATTGCAGTCAATGGAACAGGATGCAGATGATGAGGCAGCTGATGATACAGATGACACAAGCTCAGTGACTTCTTCAGCTAGTTCTACTGCCTCCTCCCAGAGTGGCAGTGGCCCTGGGCGGAAGAAGAGCATCCCCTTATCTATCAAAAACTTGAAGCGAAAGCACAAGAAAAAGAAGACTAAGGTATCTCGAGAATTCAAGCCAGGAGACAG GGTGGCAGTGGAGGTGGTGACTACAATGACCTCAGCAGATGTGATGTGGCAAGATGGCACAGTAGAAACCAACATCCGTTCAAATGAGCTTTTCCCTGTGCATCACTTGGACAACAATGAATTCTGTCCAGGGGACTTTGTCGTAGATAAGAGAG TCCAGAGTTGTCCAGATCCAGCTGTTTACGGGGTGGTACAATCTGGAGATCACATTGGCCGAACTTGCATGGTGAAGTGGTTCAAGCTTCGGCCAAGTGGGGATGATGTGGAG CTAATTGGAGAAGAAGAGGACGTGAGCGTTTATGACATTGCTGATCACCCAGATTTTCGTTTCCGGACTACAGACATAGTCATCCGAATAGGCAATGCTGAGGAAGGTGCTGCTGGCCCCAAGGAAGATGAG CCATCAGTAGGCCAGGTGGCCCGTGTGGATGTCAGCAGTAAGGTGGAGGTGGTATGGGCCGACAATTCAAAAACAATCATCTTACCCCAG CACTTGTATAACATCGAGTCAGAGATCGAGGAGTCAGACTACGATTCTGTAGATGGTAGCACCAGCGGAGCCTCCTCTGATGAGTGGGAGGACGAAAGTGACAGCTGGGAAACAGACAATGGGCTGATGGAGGATGAGCACCCCAAGGGAGATGAGCCCCTCGTGCCTCCTACGGAACTGCCAGTCACCACCGAAGAGGACAAGGGAGTGGCCATCAGCGAAGAGGCCgtggccgccgccgccgctaTCCAGGGAGCTGTCGCCATGGCTGCACCTGTAGCCGGGCTCATGGAGAAAGCCAGCAAGGAAGGGCCCCCAAAGAGTTTCCGAGAACTGAAGGAGGCCATCAAGATACTGGAAAGTCTCAAGAACATGACAGTTGAACAACTCCTTACTGGTTCCCCCACCTCACCCACTGTGGAACCTGAGAAGCCCACCCGGGAGAAGAAATTCCTAGATGACATCAAGAAACtccaagaaaatttgaaaaagacaCTAGACAATGTGGCCATTGctgaggaggaaaaaatggaggCTATGCCAGAGGCAGAGCGCAAGGAGGAAAAAGCTGAGGCTCAGTCTCCTGTTCGGTCAGAGTGGCCCAGTGAGACCCCAGTGCTCTGCCAGCAATGTGGTGGCAAGCCAGGGGTCACTTTCACTAGTGCCAAGGGCGAGGTCTTCTCTGTACTGGAATTCGCACCCT TTAATCATTCATTTAAGAAGATTGAGTTTCAGCCACCAGAAGCCAAAAAGTTCTTCAGCACAGTGAGGAAAGAGATGGCACTGCTTGCTACCTCGCTTCCAGATGGCATCATGGTCAAAACCTTTGAGGACCGAATG gacctcTTCTCAGCCCTGATTAAAGGTCCTACTCGAACCCCATATGAAGATGGTCTCTTCCTGTTTGACATCCAGCTCCCCAACATTTACCCTGCTGTGCCACCCCACTTTTGCTACCTCTCCCAGTGCAGTGGGCGGCTAAACCCCAACCTTTATGACAATGGGAAGGTGTGTGTCAGTCTACTAGGCACATGGATTGGAAAG GGAACAGAAAGGTGGACCAGCAAATCCAGCCTTCTACAGGTGCTCATCTCCATCCAAG GCCTGATCCTGGTGAATGAACCTTACTACAATGAAGCAGGGTTTGATAGTGACCGGGGCTTACAGGAGGGCTACGAGAATAGCCGCTGCTATAATGAAATGGCACTAATCCGAGTGGTACAGTCTATGACACAGCTGCTGCGACGTCCACCTGAAGTCTTCGAGCAGGAGATCCGGCAGCATTTCAGTACAGGAGGCTGGCGGTTGGTGAACCGAATTGAATCCTGGCTAGAGACCCATGCCCTCCTTGAGCGGGCCCAGGAGCTGCCTAATGGGGCCCCCGGGGACAGCAGCTCACCCGAGCCACCCACAACTACTGAGTTATCTGACTCTGGCCGAGAAGAGCCAGAGGAAGCAGGAGTGGCTGCTGGTGACGCCTCCCAAGGTTCAGACTCTGAGGGTGGTGCCCAGGGACCAGCACCCTCAGTTAGCAAGGACTTTACAGAGCAGACTCCTGAGGCTACCCCAGACTCATCCGCGCCACCCAGTGTCAAACCAAAGAAGCGGAGGAAGAGTTACCGAAGCTTCCTACCGGAGAAGAGTGGCTACCCAGACATCGGCTTCCCCTTATTTCCACTCTCTAAGGGTTTTATCAAGAGCATCAAAGGGGTCCTGGCACAGTTCCGGGCGACCCTGGTGGAGGCAGGCATCCCTGAGGGTACCGAGGACAAGTAG